The genomic window GGAAAATCATTCTTGCGTTGAGTTTGCTGCCTCAATACTTTCTTCTAAAAGTAGCGAAGCAGTATCCTGAATTTATCGAGGCCTATTATAGTATGGGTATTTTTCCTGCACTCTCAAAACTACTAAACACAGCTTTTAAATGGATTCCCTTTTCTGTGGGCGATCTGTTGTACATCGCCTTGATTGTTTATGTGATTCGTTGGGCGATTGTCAATTGGAAACGTCTCAGAACAGATCCCAAAGCGTGGGGTTTGGATGTGTTATCTTTTGTGTCCCTTCTCTATTTCATGTTTCATTTGTGTTGGGGGTTTAATTATTACCGAGTGCCTTTACATACGACACTCAATTTAAATCCAAAATATACCACGGCTCAATTAAAATCGGTTACCAACCAACTGGTTTTAAAAACGAATGCACTGCACTTTGCGATCACACAAGATTCTTTATTAAAAACGACCCTCCCCTATGCATTTTCTGAACTGACTGAAATCAGTCAAACGGGTTATTCTCAATTAGAAAAGGTGTATCCAAATTTTAAACACGACGGCAAAAACAGTAAGAAATCACTATTTAGTACGCCCTTGACGTATATGGGGTTTAGTGGCTATGTGAACCCATTGACGCTAGAAGCGCACATCAATGCTGTAATGCCTGCCAATTCTATGCCGACTACGATTGCGCACGAACAAGCGCATCAGTTGGGCTATGCGGCAGAGAACGAAGCTAATTTTATTGGATTTTTGGCGAGCATCCATAATGAAGACCCCTATTTCAACTATGCAGGTTATAAATTTGCGTTGCGCTATTGTTTAATAGAATTATCTAAAAGGGATCCGGATGCCTACGACTCTGTTTTATGCACGATCAACCCTGGTATCTTAGAAGATTATCAGGAAGCGTTTGACTTCTGGAGTGCTTATAACAACCCTCTGGAACCTATTTTCAAAAAGTTTTACAGCCATTTCTTAAAGGCAAACAACCAAGTCAAAGGCATTGAGAGTTATAGCTATGTGGTGGCGCTTTTGGTGGATTATTTGGAGGATTAAAAATTAAGCTAATAAAACCACTACACTACCACACCCCTCCAAAAAAAATAGCTTGAATCAAAAGACCCAAGCTACTTTGTTTAAACTGTAAAATATTATTACTTACTCACAACTTTCATAGAGAGCGTCAAGCTCTTCGTCACTGTTAGCAGTTTGTTGAGAACCATCTTCAAACTCTACTGTAATTGGGTAAGAAATTATGAAAGAATCTTGTTCTGTAAGCTGACTTAAAAACTCCATAAGTCCATCGTAACCATTAAAGGTTTCTACAGTTCCGTTGCCTGAAACCAAAGAGAATGGAAATACAATTTCAAAACATTGCTCTTCACAGTCATCACAATCTTCAATGTCATAACAATCGTTATAAAGTGTATCAAATTCTTGAGGACTGTTTACAGTTGCCTGAGTTCCATCCGTTAAAGTCACTGAGATTGGATATACAAATCCTACAAATTCAAAATTATACAAATCTTGTTCAGAATTTACAACGACTTCATTTCCGTCATAATCAAGAGCGGTTAGAGGGTAATTCAGTTCAAAACATTCATCGTTATAATCATCATCGTCGTCATGATCAAAATCATAACAATCATCTAATAACATTTCTAACTCTTCGTACGAAGAAATGGTTTGCTGAGTTCCGTCCGACATGGTAACATCAAAAGGCACTTCAATATAAACTTCTGATTCATTTGTTAAGTTTTCTAAGAAAGCTTCTACATCTTCATCACTATTGAAGGTCGTACTGGTTTCTCCATCGGAAACAGTGTAAGGATAGTTGATGATAAAACACTCTCCTTCTTCAACATAATCAGATTCTTGGTTTGAAGTTGTAGCTGTTCTGGCGCTATTAAATAAGTTTGTCATTAATTCAGTAGAAACACCTTCTTCAATCTCTTCAGCTATAACCTCTTCATTATTGTCTTTGCTACAAGCACTAAATAGAAGCAAAAAAACAAGTGATAATTTTAATAAATATTTCATTCTTAAAAGTTTATGGTTAATTAATTTTTAATAATCAGCAATTTAATAAATATTTAATTGTAAGACACACATAATAAAAAAAATGATTTTTATGTTTCACTTAACAAAAATAGCTTGGATCAAATGATCCAAGCTATTTTATGAAATTAAATATACTTGCCAATATTTTTACTCACAATCCTCATATAAAGCAACAAGTTCTTCATCACTATTAACTGATTGCTGAGATCCATCTTCAAACTCCACTGTAATAGGATAAGAAATCACAAACGTATCATCCTCAGTAAGACCGCTTAAAAAGTCCCAAAGATCATCGTAATCATTTATGGTTTCTAAATTACCATCATTTACAACAAAAGAGAATGGGAATACGATTTCAAAACATACATAATCACAGTCATCACAATCTTCGATGCCATAACAGTCATTATAAAGAGCGTCAAAGTCTTGGGAGTTGTTTACAGTCACTTGAGTTCCATCTGTTAAAGTTACAGAAATAGGATATACAAATCCTGTAAACTCAAAAGAAAATAATTCTTGTTCAGAATTAACAGTCACTTCATTTCCATCAGAATCATGAGCTGTTAGGGGAAAATCCAGTTCAAAACATGAATCAGAAGGACCTTGGTCACCACCATAACATGAATCTATTAACATAAAAAACTCATCGAAAGTCGTAATGGTTTGTTGAGTGCCATCAGCTAAAGTAACATCAAAAGGGACCTCAATAGAGATTGCTGAATTTCCTGTTAAACTTGATAAATAAGCTTCTAATTCTTCATCACTATTAACCGTTGTACTCGTTTGTCCATCCGAAATAGAGTAAGGATAGTTGATGACAAAACACTCTCCGTCTTCCAGATAATCAGATTCTTGATTCGAAGTTCTAGCACTGAACGCACTATTTGTTAAGTTTGTAATTAATTCCGTAGAAACACCTTCCTCTTTAACTTCTGGTGTGATCTCGTCGTTGTCTTTGCTACATGAACTTAATATCAACAAAAAAACAAGTGATAATTTTAATAAATTTTTCATATTTAATAATTTAGGTTTAAATAGTTTGTGTGCAACTTAATACACCGTTATGAATTATAAACAACCAAATTAGGAACAACCCTACTTTATTTTAAAATTATTTTATAAAATACTATTAAACAGTATTTTACTTGCTAAATATTTTTTGTTTAATTTTGGTTTTTAATTTAGTACCGCCAAATTGAAATGACAAAAAACAACAAATCGGTCTGTGAATCGAAACATTTTGAGATGCTCTTCAATACGCATTCAACGCTTTTAAGAAACTATATTTATTACAAATGTGGCGATTTTAATTTAGCGGAAGATATGGTACAGGAAGCCTTTATAAGTTTATGGAATCACTGTGAAAAAGTTAATTATGACGAAGCCTTATTTTATCTAAAAAGGATTGCTAATAATAATTTTTTGAATACTGTAAAACATCAAAAAGTAGTGTTAAACTATAGTAAGTTTAAAGGATCTGAAGTGAATAATGAAAGTCCCGAATTTATATATGAAGAAAAAGAATTTATGAAAAAACTTCAAGATGCGATTGCTATTTTACCAGAAAAACAAAGAGAAGTGTTTTTGTTAAATAGGATTGATAAAATGACCTATAAAGAAATCGCAGCATTGCTGAATTTATCTGTAAAAGCGGTTGAGAAAAGGATGCATAATGCATTAGTTGTCTTGAGAGAAAAAATAGGAAATATTTAAAAAGTAGGGTGTTCAGCTAAACAGTTGTTTATAATACAGTAACGACATTTATGGAAACTAGAAATAAAGATACATTGTTAGCCAGATGGTTAACTGATGATTTAACATCTAAAGAAGCTCAGGACTTTAAAGCCTCTGAAGCCTATCATTCTTATGAAAAGATATCAACCTATGCGAATCATCTAGAAACGCCTCCCTATGATAAAGCGAAAGCTTGGAAGGCTGTTTCAAATCAAACAGTCGATAAAGCTAAAGTAAGACCCTTGTATTACAATTGGGCGACAGGAATCGCAGCGTCTATCGTATTGCTTTTTGGTATGTTTTATGGTTTAAATACAGGTACTACCACACATCAGTCTGATTATGGTACGCAATTATCAGTGGTGCTTCCAGATGGGTCTGAAGCCATTTTAAATGCCAATTCAAAAATTGAATTCAATACAACAGATTGGAAGAATGAAAACAGAACTTTAGAATTGGATGGTGAAGCTTATTTTAAAGTTAAAAAAGGCTCCCTATTTACTGTAAAAACTTCAAAAGGAAACGTAGCCGTTTTAGGAACTCAATTTAACGTAAATAGTGATGCTAATTCCCTTGAAGTTAAATGTTATACAGGAAAAGTAAGGGTTTCTGATGCTACAAACACCGCTGTTTTAACCTCCGGAAACGCCTATAGAATTATTGATGCTTCTGAAGAGAAGTGGACTTTTAAAACTACAGACCGTTCTTGGCTAAACCACGAAAGCACTTTTTACAATGCGCCTCTATCTAGCGTATTTACAAGCTTAGAAAATCAATTTGAGATTACGATAAAAAACAAAAACAACTATTTAAACCAACGGTTTACAGGAAGTTTTATTAATGATGATAAAAACTTAGCGTTAAAAACAGTCCTTGAAGCAATGAATATTGGTTACGTTTTTAATAAAAACAACGTTATTCTTGCCGTGTATTAAATGAAACAATATCTATTTTTTTTAGTATTTATTTTTGTTTTCAACAACTTACCCGCACAGGAAAATTTAAATCAAAAGTACACAAATCAACCATTAGAAATGGTTCTAAACAGGCTTCAAAAACAGTTTGAAGCGCGGTTTTCATATCCATCAAAATTAATTGAAAACGAAAAAGTTACAATCACGATTGACTCCACATCACTCGTTCGTAATTTAAATAGTATTGAATCACAAACGGCTCTTATATTTCAGGAGATTGGTGTTAATAATTTTATCTTAAAAACAACACAAACCCAACAACAATTCAGTATTTGCGGATATATTTTTGATGCTAAAAACAGATTGCCAATAACAGATGTTACAATAGCTCCCCTCAAAAGAACTAAAAATTATACTTCTCAAACGAATGGCTATTTTGAGTTATTTAATTTAAAAAATACAACTCGAATTAAATTCCAACGATTGGGCTACAAAACACTTGTCCTAAGTGTTTCAGAATTTAAAAAGAACTGTAAAGAAATCTTCCTAACAGAAAAAGCCATCACACTGAATGAAGTGACTATTCAAAATTATCTAACCACAGGATTTACAAAAAACAAGGATGGGTCTATAAATGTGAAGCCAAGGAAAACCCAAATTCTACCAGGGTTGATTGAGGCCGATGTTTTACAAAGTGCGCAACTTATTCCCGGGATCCAAAGTCCCGACGAAACCGCAACAGGATTGAATATTAGAGGTAGTACTCCAGATCAAAACCTCATTGTTTTTGATGGCATTAAAATATACCATTACGATCATTTTTTTGGAATGCTTTCAGCTTTTAACACCAACATCATAGACGATGTGGTAATCTTTAAAAACGCAAGTCCTTCAAAATATAGAAGTCATCTTTCAGGTGTGATTGACATAAGAACAGACACCACGATTCCAAAAAAAATAAAAGGAGGTGTCGGAATAAATATGATTTACACCAATGCTTTTTTAAAAATACCTGTGAGTAAAAAACTTGGAATTCAAATGTCGGCAAGACGCTCTTTTTCAGATGCTTTAAAAACTATTACTTTTGACAGCTATTCAGATTATGTCTTTCAAAATACAAAAATAACAGATCAAAATGCAGTATTTGACACGGAACAATCTAAAAAAAACAACACCTATTATTTTGAAGATTATACCTTATCAGGCCTATTTAAACTTTCTCCAAAAAGTGAACTAAAATTTAGCTCCATCTACTCCAATAATAATTTGAATTTTAAATCTCAATTTAAAGAAATCAATCAATTTACCATAGACCAATTAACTATTGAAAATTTAGGCCTCAATATAAATTACACGACAAATTGGACTGAAAAATTCAAATCAAAACTATCTGCAAGTTTTTCAAGTTATGATTTTAGTTATAGTGGCGAAGAACTCTTGGATGCATTTTTTAGTTATGAAACGGTTAAGAAAAATAAAACAAATGACACAAACCTATCATTAGATGTAGATTATAAATTTAATAAGAACCATTCGATCATGACCGGTTACGATCTTATCATCAATGATATTAGCTACACAATTGGCCGTCTCTCAGATGTTATTTTTGATGATGATTATACCTTAGAATCTCTGAATAGCAAAAACTACACACATTCCTTGTTTAATGAATATCGTTTTAAAAACAAGCAATTTTCAATACATACAGGGTTACGGACTACGTATTTCTCCACTTTGAAAACCATTTATTTTCAACCAAATTTAAATGCAAACCTAAGCATCAATAACAATCTTAGTGTACAGTTGTCTTTAGAGAAAACAAATCAATTTGTAAGTCAGATCGTTGAATTTGAAACACAAAATTTTGGTTTAGAAAATCAAGTTTGGGCATTGTCCAATAGCTCCGAAATTCCTGTTTTAGAAAACAAACAAGCCTCGGTTTCTGCCATCTTTAAAAAACATGATTGGTACATAGATGTTGCTGCATATATCAAACAAAGTAACGGAATCACCTCTTTAACAAAAGGATTTAACAGAGAAGTTGCTGATTTTTCTACAGGGAAAAGCGAAACAAAAGGATTCGAGTTAATGGTTAAAAAAGAGTTGAATAATTTTTCTACACTCGTAAGCTACGCACTCACAGATAATACGTTTCAATTTAAAGATTTAAATAGCGGTGCTGATTTTCAAGGGAATTTTGACATCAGACAGTATTTAACAATTGTACAAACCTTCAAATTAAATGATTTAGAATTTTCAGCTGGTTGGCGATTTAAAACTCCAAGACCCTATACGCCCGCACTGGGCTTGATTGGTGACAATGCTGATAATATTCAGATTAATTATGGCGATATTAACAGTGCGCGACTGGACAACTACAACCGATTTGATGTATCCTCATCCTATAAGTTTAAAATTTCTAAAACACTCGAGAGTACTATCGGAGTTTCTTTGCTAAATGTGTTTAATAAAAGCAATAATATTTCTAGGTATCACAGAATTATACTGGATATAGACAGTGCTTCTTTTAAATTAAGAGAACTTAATAAATTTTCAATCGCAAGAACTCTAAACATGAGTTTTCAGCTAAAATTTTAAGACACCCCTTGCAGCTTGATGTTGTTAAAAACACTCATTTATTTGGCTATCCCTATTTTTTTTTATAATTTTATCACTGATTCAGACCCAAGTCTAAATCTTCAGAAGCGATCTAACCAGTCGTAAGATATTATTTTTACTATTAGTAACATTGAATGCATCCCTGTGCGCGTCCATTATTGGAGACTATCAGAGTTGGGTGTCAATGTGTAGTTATAAATAATTTAAAACAAGAACAATGATTAAAAAAATGATTTTAGTATGTGTAATCACATTAACGTTTAACGGGCTCTCAGCTCAAGAAAATATTGTAAAAGCCTCAGGAATTGTTGGAAATGCTGGTGTTCAATTTGAACGCTCCCTTTCTAACCATTTTTCAATAATTGGACAAGTGGGGATTTCATCAATTACAACAACAGTAAATTCTAACAACTCAAAATCTAATGGATTTGGATTTTATGTTGAAGGCAGGTATTACTTTTCTTCTAATAAAGATTTAATGGAAGGATGGCATATAGGACCGTATTACAATAGCTTCATGACAAAAGATGATAAGGATTTAAAAACTAACATATCCTCTTTTGGATTGGGTACAGGGTATCAATGGGTTTTTGATTCTAAAGTTACTCTGGGAATTGTATTCGGTGGAGGAAGTTTAAATATTGATAGTGATATACCCGAAATTGAATTTTTAGAAATTTTTGGATTTCTACCACATTTGGGATTGTCGTTGGGGTATAATTTTTAAGGTGAATTTAAACCCAAAACGTCATTGCATTTAGTGTGCATTTGTGATAAATTATTCTATATGAAAAGAGTACTATTAATAATTGTATTTTTAATAAGTCCAATTAGTAATGCACAAAAAATTAAAACAATTTTATTTTATAAAAGTGGAGATTCTATTGAAGGATTTTCAAGGGGCGTTAAATACGACGACATCAGTTTTTGTAAAGAAAAAAAAGGGAAATACAAAAAAATCGGCATCACTAATATTGATAAAGTAATTCTATACCATAAAGAAGGAAAAGAAGAATATCATCATATATATGTTAAAAAGAAGAAAAAGCAAAAAGAATTTTTCGCAAGATTAATTTACAAAGGCGTTATTAATCACTATATCTATTCGAGAAATAATAGTTTTAACTATACCACATACAATAAAATAAATATTGGTAACGGGACTGTTATTAATCAAGCTAATCAACATAGTGTTGGACGCAATATAAATTTCTTTTATTTAAAAAAAGAAAATGATAAGCAGGCAGTTTTCATGTCTGATGTCTATTTTTCGATTTTTGGCGAAAAGGTTTTTAGGAAAAATGCTACGAAATTTTTCAACAATTGTAGTAAACTAGTGAAAAAAATAAAGTCTAAAGAGTTCAAAAAATCTGATATAACAGAAATTATTGAATTTTATAATAGTGAATGTGAATAACAACTATTGATTAGTAGAGTAAGCATTTGTATGTTGGATCCCCAAGCTATTGAGAGCGTCCACCCTTATGGCCATCAATATAAGAACCTAAAAAAAGATGTCATATAGCTTTATAAATGCCCTCAAACCTCCCTCTATCATCAAAAGACGCACTCACAACACTGGCCAAAAGTTATGGCATCACTTCATGGAATGAATTAACCAAATTCGTTAGAAACTTACCTTATGGACGAAATAAAAATCGAACGGATTTTGGATTGGTCTTATCTGAAAAAAGAGGAGGTTGTAGTTCAAAACATGCCTTTTTAAAAAGCATGGCAGATTTAAATAAGATTCCAAATATTAGCTTGGTACTAGGAATGTACAGAATGAACGTTTCGAACACTCCGAAAATTGGTACTGAATTGACTAAAAACGGGATTGACTACATTCCTGAAGCGCATTGTTATCTAAAAATCAATGATATCCGGAATGATCTAACGACAAAGGAATCTGAATTTAAAAACATCGAAAAAGACCTCATTCAAGAAATAGATATTCAACCCGAGCAAGTCGTCGATTTTAATGTGGCATATCACAAAGCATTTATAAAAAACTGGTTAAAAACCACCAACTCAAAATTTAATTTTGAGCAAATTTGGTTCATCAGAGAAAAGTGCATCAAAAATTTAACTCCCTAATACAATCTCGAACAATTTAAAAGTTTACCAAATGCGTATGCTATTGAAAAATTTTAAATACATTTAACCTCAAACTAAATTCTATTTTAATGAAAAAATTAATCTTCCTTTGGAGTTTCTTCGGAGCGTTCGCTTTGTCTGCTCAAGATTATTTTCCAAAGAACGACGGAGTGAAATCTAAAAATACCAATTTCACAGCCATTACCAATGCGAAAATTCACATAACTCCTTCCGAAAGTATCGAAAACGGCACCTTGTTAATTCAAGAAGGAAAGGTGGTAAACGTAGGGATCAATGTTGAACTTCCTAAAAACACGGTTGTGATCGATGTAAAGGGAAAATCAATATACCCCTCATTTATTGATCTTTATTCTGGTTTTGGGGTTACAAAACCAAAACGAGAAAGTGGCGGAGGCCGATCACCACAATACAGTGCCAGCCGTGAAGGCTTTTATTGGAACGACCACATACGATCAGAGCAAAACGCCATCGATCATTTTAAATACGACGAAAAAGCGGCGAAGACATTATTGGAAGCCGGTTTTGGAGTTGTCAACACCCACTTACAAGACGGGGTCGTCCGCGGAACTGGAGCCTTAGTCGCTTTAGATTCCAAAGGCAGTGACTCCCACCGCATCTTATCAGATCAATCGGCACAGTACCTCTCCTTTACAAAAAGTGTGCGCTCACGACAATCCTACCCCTCCTCTATTATGGGCTCTATGGCGTTGCTGAGACAATTGTATTACGATGCCGATTGGTATGCAAAAGGAAACGTTCCCACAAAAGACCGGTCAATTGAAGCATTTAACCAGAACAAAAATCAAATTCAAATTATACAGGCTGGCAGCAGAGCCAATGCCTTACGTGCCGATACTGTTGGCGATCAATTTGGCGTACAATATGTCATTCTAGGTGGTGGCGATGAATACGAACGTATCAAT from Formosa sp. Hel1_33_131 includes these protein-coding regions:
- a CDS encoding RNA polymerase sigma factor gives rise to the protein MTKNNKSVCESKHFEMLFNTHSTLLRNYIYYKCGDFNLAEDMVQEAFISLWNHCEKVNYDEALFYLKRIANNNFLNTVKHQKVVLNYSKFKGSEVNNESPEFIYEEKEFMKKLQDAIAILPEKQREVFLLNRIDKMTYKEIAALLNLSVKAVEKRMHNALVVLREKIGNI
- a CDS encoding DUF3575 domain-containing protein, with product MIKKMILVCVITLTFNGLSAQENIVKASGIVGNAGVQFERSLSNHFSIIGQVGISSITTTVNSNNSKSNGFGFYVEGRYYFSSNKDLMEGWHIGPYYNSFMTKDDKDLKTNISSFGLGTGYQWVFDSKVTLGIVFGGGSLNIDSDIPEIEFLEIFGFLPHLGLSLGYNF
- a CDS encoding DUF3810 domain-containing protein, coding for MSKKGKIILALSLLPQYFLLKVAKQYPEFIEAYYSMGIFPALSKLLNTAFKWIPFSVGDLLYIALIVYVIRWAIVNWKRLRTDPKAWGLDVLSFVSLLYFMFHLCWGFNYYRVPLHTTLNLNPKYTTAQLKSVTNQLVLKTNALHFAITQDSLLKTTLPYAFSELTEISQTGYSQLEKVYPNFKHDGKNSKKSLFSTPLTYMGFSGYVNPLTLEAHINAVMPANSMPTTIAHEQAHQLGYAAENEANFIGFLASIHNEDPYFNYAGYKFALRYCLIELSKRDPDAYDSVLCTINPGILEDYQEAFDFWSAYNNPLEPIFKKFYSHFLKANNQVKGIESYSYVVALLVDYLED
- a CDS encoding TonB-dependent receptor; translation: MKQYLFFLVFIFVFNNLPAQENLNQKYTNQPLEMVLNRLQKQFEARFSYPSKLIENEKVTITIDSTSLVRNLNSIESQTALIFQEIGVNNFILKTTQTQQQFSICGYIFDAKNRLPITDVTIAPLKRTKNYTSQTNGYFELFNLKNTTRIKFQRLGYKTLVLSVSEFKKNCKEIFLTEKAITLNEVTIQNYLTTGFTKNKDGSINVKPRKTQILPGLIEADVLQSAQLIPGIQSPDETATGLNIRGSTPDQNLIVFDGIKIYHYDHFFGMLSAFNTNIIDDVVIFKNASPSKYRSHLSGVIDIRTDTTIPKKIKGGVGINMIYTNAFLKIPVSKKLGIQMSARRSFSDALKTITFDSYSDYVFQNTKITDQNAVFDTEQSKKNNTYYFEDYTLSGLFKLSPKSELKFSSIYSNNNLNFKSQFKEINQFTIDQLTIENLGLNINYTTNWTEKFKSKLSASFSSYDFSYSGEELLDAFFSYETVKKNKTNDTNLSLDVDYKFNKNHSIMTGYDLIINDISYTIGRLSDVIFDDDYTLESLNSKNYTHSLFNEYRFKNKQFSIHTGLRTTYFSTLKTIYFQPNLNANLSINNNLSVQLSLEKTNQFVSQIVEFETQNFGLENQVWALSNSSEIPVLENKQASVSAIFKKHDWYIDVAAYIKQSNGITSLTKGFNREVADFSTGKSETKGFELMVKKELNNFSTLVSYALTDNTFQFKDLNSGADFQGNFDIRQYLTIVQTFKLNDLEFSAGWRFKTPRPYTPALGLIGDNADNIQINYGDINSARLDNYNRFDVSSSYKFKISKTLESTIGVSLLNVFNKSNNISRYHRIILDIDSASFKLRELNKFSIARTLNMSFQLKF
- a CDS encoding FecR family protein produces the protein METRNKDTLLARWLTDDLTSKEAQDFKASEAYHSYEKISTYANHLETPPYDKAKAWKAVSNQTVDKAKVRPLYYNWATGIAASIVLLFGMFYGLNTGTTTHQSDYGTQLSVVLPDGSEAILNANSKIEFNTTDWKNENRTLELDGEAYFKVKKGSLFTVKTSKGNVAVLGTQFNVNSDANSLEVKCYTGKVRVSDATNTAVLTSGNAYRIIDASEEKWTFKTTDRSWLNHESTFYNAPLSSVFTSLENQFEITIKNKNNYLNQRFTGSFINDDKNLALKTVLEAMNIGYVFNKNNVILAVY